From Amycolatopsis sp. YIM 10, the proteins below share one genomic window:
- a CDS encoding penicillin-binding protein 2 yields the protein MTGRPRRGPVRVAGTTARARRTSAEAAARGRANPHRTYSATGLRRANGKAVEGSTRSRFASVRIILVVLLSIAGLQLVKVQAFDAEALSASAERQRTTPIDIPAQRGSIMDRNGTKLAFSVENRTLSVNLRLMRKTWTEFAQQHPEKGQNFETRSAAAARFIAQKLPDKTTEAELLEKFRKPDNFTFLVDDVEPSIADEITDGDNFPEISKEKRAKREYPGGTLAANVVGVAKWQMEDPDVSKHNLHGLAGLEATWDNELAGTPGRRLVDTEQGGDVVIPGTERDLQPATAGSDLELTLDADLQYDLQSKLSDYVAKSRAKGGSAVIMDSKTGEVYALANDRTYDPNDLAKATPDQMNNRAVTTPFEPGSVNKIVTAVAAIQNGIATPESVLSVPGALRVADHTVRDAWTHGTQNFTTAGIFGKSSNVGTLLLAQKLGEEPFADMLKKFGLGQRTGIGLPGESPGSVPPRNQWSGTTFGNLPIGQGLSMTVVQMAGMYQAIANGGLRVEPRVVRAKVNPDGTRVDQPAPKTTQVTTPETAKTVLDMMRATVQKGKGQNSGTAPTAALEGYQISGKTGTGQQIDPKTNAYSDSLYNITFAGVLPADNPRFVVGIHLDAPDTTLPAGHSAGPLFHDVASYLAQRYQLPLSDGPSPVVPLVLS from the coding sequence ATGACGGGCAGGCCGCGGCGGGGCCCGGTCCGGGTGGCCGGCACCACGGCCAGGGCCAGGCGGACCAGCGCGGAGGCGGCGGCACGCGGGCGGGCGAACCCGCACCGCACCTACTCGGCGACCGGACTGCGCCGCGCCAACGGCAAGGCCGTCGAGGGCAGCACGCGCAGCCGGTTCGCCTCGGTGCGGATCATCCTGGTGGTGCTGCTCTCCATCGCCGGACTGCAGCTGGTGAAGGTGCAGGCCTTCGACGCCGAGGCGCTCTCGGCCAGCGCCGAGCGCCAGCGGACCACGCCGATCGACATCCCGGCGCAGCGCGGGTCCATCATGGACCGCAACGGCACCAAGCTGGCGTTCAGCGTGGAGAACCGCACGCTGTCGGTGAACCTGCGGCTGATGCGCAAGACCTGGACCGAGTTCGCCCAGCAGCACCCGGAGAAGGGGCAGAACTTCGAGACCCGCTCCGCCGCCGCGGCCCGGTTCATCGCGCAGAAGCTGCCGGACAAGACGACCGAGGCCGAGCTGCTGGAGAAGTTCCGCAAGCCGGACAACTTCACCTTCCTGGTCGACGACGTGGAGCCCTCGATCGCCGACGAGATCACCGACGGCGACAACTTCCCGGAGATCAGCAAGGAGAAGCGCGCCAAGCGCGAGTACCCGGGCGGCACGCTGGCGGCCAACGTGGTCGGCGTGGCGAAGTGGCAGATGGAGGACCCGGACGTCTCCAAGCACAACCTGCACGGCCTGGCCGGGCTGGAGGCCACCTGGGACAACGAGCTGGCCGGTACGCCCGGCCGTCGCCTGGTGGACACCGAGCAGGGCGGCGACGTGGTCATCCCCGGCACCGAGCGCGATCTGCAGCCGGCCACCGCGGGCTCGGACCTCGAGCTGACCTTGGACGCGGATCTGCAGTACGACCTGCAGAGCAAGCTGTCGGACTACGTGGCCAAGAGCCGCGCCAAGGGCGGCAGCGCGGTGATCATGGACTCGAAGACCGGTGAGGTCTACGCGCTGGCCAACGACCGCACCTACGACCCGAACGACCTGGCGAAGGCCACCCCGGACCAGATGAACAACCGGGCGGTCACCACGCCGTTCGAACCGGGCTCGGTGAACAAGATCGTCACCGCGGTGGCCGCGATCCAGAACGGGATCGCCACCCCGGAGTCGGTGCTCTCGGTGCCCGGCGCGCTGCGCGTGGCCGACCACACCGTGCGCGACGCGTGGACGCACGGCACGCAGAACTTCACCACCGCGGGCATCTTCGGCAAGTCGTCGAACGTGGGCACGCTGCTGCTGGCGCAGAAGCTCGGCGAGGAGCCGTTCGCCGACATGCTCAAGAAGTTCGGTCTCGGCCAGCGCACCGGCATCGGCCTGCCGGGTGAGAGCCCCGGTTCGGTGCCGCCGCGCAACCAGTGGTCCGGCACCACCTTCGGCAACCTGCCGATCGGCCAGGGTCTGTCGATGACCGTGGTGCAGATGGCCGGGATGTACCAGGCGATCGCCAACGGCGGGCTCCGGGTGGAGCCGAGGGTGGTCCGCGCCAAGGTCAACCCGGACGGCACCCGCGTGGACCAGCCCGCGCCGAAGACCACCCAGGTGACCACGCCGGAGACGGCGAAGACGGTGCTGGACATGATGCGGGCGACCGTGCAGAAGGGGAAGGGCCAGAACTCCGGCACCGCCCCGACCGCGGCGCTGGAGGGTTACCAGATCTCCGGCAAGACCGGCACCGGTCAGCAGATCGATCCGAAGACCAACGCCTACAGCGATTCGCTGTACAACATCACCTTCGCCGGGGTCCTGCCCGCGGACAACCCGCGCTTCGTCGTCGGCATCCACCTGGACGCACCGGACACCACGCTGCCCGCCGGGCACTCGGCCGGACCGCTGTTCCACGACGTCGCCTCGTACCTGGCGCAGCGCTACCAGCTGCCGCTCTCGGACGGTCCGTCGCCGGTGGTCCCGCTCGTCCTGAGCTGA
- a CDS encoding PE-PGRS family protein: MPEHSPPVSTRRYEAYSHQAMKDEVEAGNDPGEAGAIGGQWDELAGRFHESAQALTALLESSRENWSGEGGEALRGVLTQAARWSGEVAGVSTSVGGSVSAQAEIAARAKAEMPEPVEYDPASMIRNAAASGNLLMLAGLPAAMEETKAAAEAARQKAIDVLNARDAALRDAIPVQQTFSPPPHLTSP; this comes from the coding sequence ATGCCAGAGCACAGTCCGCCCGTGTCCACCCGCCGCTACGAGGCCTACAGCCACCAGGCGATGAAGGACGAGGTCGAAGCGGGCAACGATCCCGGTGAGGCCGGGGCGATCGGCGGCCAGTGGGACGAGCTGGCCGGCCGGTTCCACGAGTCGGCGCAGGCGCTGACCGCGTTGCTGGAGAGCAGTCGCGAGAACTGGTCGGGCGAGGGCGGTGAGGCGCTGCGCGGGGTGCTGACCCAGGCGGCGCGCTGGTCCGGTGAGGTCGCCGGGGTGTCCACTTCGGTCGGTGGCTCGGTCTCGGCGCAGGCGGAGATCGCCGCCAGGGCCAAGGCGGAGATGCCCGAACCGGTGGAGTACGACCCGGCGAGCATGATCCGCAACGCCGCGGCCAGCGGGAACCTGCTCATGCTGGCCGGGCTGCCCGCGGCGATGGAGGAGACCAAGGCCGCCGCCGAAGCCGCCAGGCAGAAGGCGATCGACGTGCTCAACGCGCGGGACGCGGCCCTGCGGGACGCGATCCCGGTGCAGCAGACCTTCTCGCCACCGCCACACCTGACCAGCCCATGA
- the mraZ gene encoding division/cell wall cluster transcriptional repressor MraZ, which produces MFLGTHTPKLDDKGRLTLPAKFRDALAGGLMVTKGQDHCLYVFPRAEFEQMARKVAEAPFTNEAVRAYQRYLFAGTDEQRPDGQGRITIAPELRRYSGLNKDCVVIGAITRLEIWDAQAWQGYLDEHEDSYAKAQEEVLPGVF; this is translated from the coding sequence ATGTTCCTCGGTACTCACACCCCCAAGCTCGACGACAAGGGGCGGCTCACACTGCCCGCGAAGTTCCGCGACGCGCTGGCAGGTGGGCTGATGGTCACCAAGGGACAGGACCACTGCCTGTATGTCTTCCCGCGCGCCGAGTTCGAGCAGATGGCTCGCAAGGTCGCCGAAGCCCCGTTCACCAACGAGGCGGTGCGTGCCTACCAGCGCTACCTGTTCGCCGGGACCGACGAGCAACGCCCTGACGGGCAGGGGCGCATCACCATCGCGCCCGAGCTCCGCCGCTACTCGGGGCTCAACAAGGACTGCGTGGTGATCGGGGCGATCACCAGGCTCGAGATCTGGGATGCCCAAGCGTGGCAGGGCTACCTGGACGAACACGAGGACAGCTACGCGAAGGCACAGGAGGAAGTCTTGCCGGGCGTGTTCTGA
- the rsmH gene encoding 16S rRNA (cytosine(1402)-N(4))-methyltransferase RsmH: MVVVAEHVPVLLDRILELFAPVLGKPGAVLVDATLGLGGHSDALLSAHPELTLVGLDRDPAALERSADRLRHHGDRVHLVHAVYDELPEALAGLGMSTVDGLLFDLGVSSMQLDRDERGFSYARDAPLDMRMDPTTGPTAADVLNTYPPGELVRILREYGEERFAQRIVKSVVAARESEPFERSGRLVELLYAAVPAASRRTGGHPAKRTFQALRIEVNGELEVLRRAMPAALDALALGGRIVVEAYQSLEDRLVKQALAAKAKSRTPEGLPVELPGHGPELRLLTRGAEQANEAEIEANPRASSVRLRAAERIGEAAK, translated from the coding sequence GTGGTTGTGGTGGCCGAGCACGTTCCGGTTCTGCTGGACCGGATCCTCGAGCTGTTCGCCCCCGTTCTCGGCAAGCCGGGCGCGGTGCTGGTCGACGCCACCCTCGGCCTCGGCGGCCACTCGGACGCCCTGCTCTCCGCGCATCCCGAACTGACGCTGGTCGGGCTCGACCGCGACCCGGCCGCGCTGGAGCGCTCCGCGGACCGCCTGCGCCACCACGGCGACCGGGTGCACCTGGTGCACGCGGTCTACGACGAGCTGCCGGAGGCGCTGGCCGGGCTCGGCATGTCCACTGTGGACGGGCTGCTGTTCGACCTCGGGGTGTCCTCGATGCAGCTGGACCGCGACGAGCGCGGCTTCTCCTACGCCAGGGACGCCCCGCTGGACATGCGGATGGACCCGACCACCGGGCCGACCGCGGCCGACGTGCTGAACACCTATCCGCCCGGCGAGCTGGTCCGGATCCTGCGCGAGTACGGCGAGGAGCGGTTCGCGCAGCGGATCGTCAAGTCCGTGGTCGCCGCGCGCGAGAGCGAACCGTTCGAGCGCAGCGGCAGGCTGGTCGAACTGCTCTACGCGGCGGTGCCCGCGGCGAGCAGGCGCACCGGCGGGCATCCGGCCAAGCGCACCTTCCAGGCGCTGCGGATCGAGGTCAACGGCGAGCTGGAAGTACTGCGGCGAGCCATGCCCGCGGCGCTGGACGCGCTGGCGCTGGGTGGCCGGATCGTGGTCGAGGCCTACCAGTCGCTGGAGGACCGGCTGGTCAAGCAGGCACTGGCGGCGAAGGCGAAATCCCGCACCCCCGAAGGACTGCCGGTCGAGCTGCCGGGGCACGGCCCCGAGCTGCGGCTGCTGACCAGGGGCGCGGAACAGGCGAACGAAGCGGAAATCGAGGCGAACCCGCGAGCGAGCTCGGTGCGGCTGCGAGCCGCGGAGCGGATCGGAGAGGCGGCAAAGTGA
- a CDS encoding ESX secretion-associated protein EspG, translating into MIRVSASAFDVLWADLGLPRAPEVLGVRSVGTTDAERAEIKESVYANLAERGLYDSTDGLDEALADRLRTLATASVYVECEALLDMTSDTPFRAVAAAKGRHGVLATQPNRTIGLSTIRDGELLPSIVELLPALEPGPGYGVSLPASALAAGVEDPVFDGNGRAAGREKQLREVLAIQARPIFGAGQFTVRVRDGAHPRRVGGISWFWTDVGAYLSMLEPGRGGQDWVTVTPVDGPRLVQRLAGLLEG; encoded by the coding sequence GTGATCCGGGTTTCCGCCTCGGCCTTCGACGTGCTGTGGGCCGACCTCGGGCTGCCGCGCGCGCCCGAGGTCCTCGGCGTGCGCAGCGTGGGCACCACCGACGCCGAACGCGCCGAGATCAAGGAATCGGTCTACGCCAATCTCGCCGAGCGCGGGCTGTACGACAGCACCGACGGGCTGGACGAGGCGCTGGCCGACCGGCTGCGCACGCTCGCCACCGCATCGGTCTACGTCGAGTGCGAAGCGCTGCTGGACATGACCTCGGACACCCCGTTCCGCGCGGTGGCCGCGGCCAAGGGCAGGCACGGCGTGCTGGCCACCCAGCCGAACCGGACGATCGGGCTGTCCACCATCCGGGACGGCGAACTGCTGCCGTCCATTGTGGAGCTGCTGCCCGCGCTGGAACCCGGGCCCGGGTACGGGGTGAGCCTGCCTGCCTCCGCGCTCGCGGCCGGGGTCGAGGACCCGGTGTTCGACGGGAATGGACGAGCGGCCGGCCGCGAGAAGCAGCTGCGCGAGGTGCTCGCGATCCAGGCCAGGCCGATCTTCGGCGCCGGGCAGTTCACCGTGCGGGTGCGTGACGGAGCCCACCCGCGGCGGGTCGGCGGGATCAGCTGGTTCTGGACCGACGTCGGCGCCTACCTCAGCATGCTGGAGCCGGGCCGCGGCGGGCAGGACTGGGTCACCGTGACCCCGGTCGACGGCCCGCGGCTGGTCCAGCGGCTGGCCGGCCTGCTCGAGGGCTGA